Proteins found in one Paenibacillus sp. FSL R10-2782 genomic segment:
- a CDS encoding WXG100 family type VII secretion target has product MAKIMVPSEKLEAVSRQFVQARELGAQICGQLSQHIQMLESSWAGTTQQRFYQDFHKARGQMDAFTQTVG; this is encoded by the coding sequence ATGGCTAAAATTATGGTTCCTTCTGAGAAACTGGAGGCAGTTTCCAGGCAGTTCGTACAGGCACGCGAGTTGGGCGCACAAATTTGCGGACAACTGTCACAGCATATTCAAATGCTGGAAAGCAGCTGGGCAGGAACGACACAGCAGCGCTTTTATCAGGATTTTCATAAGGCACGAGGGCAAATGGATGCTTTCACTCAAACCGTCGGCTAA
- a CDS encoding 5'-methylthioadenosine/adenosylhomocysteine nucleosidase, protein MSIAIIGAMEEEIAGLKAQIEGISMTRIANGIFYTGRLQGKEVVLLQSGIGKANAALTTALLIERFNPELVINTGSAGGLDPALRVGDVVVATELTYSDVDGTAFGYTYGQVPQMPASYPVEQALLDFATETLVETKIEGQIVTGLITTADSFIYQAERAHFIRSQFPEAKVTDMEGTAVVQTAYQFGVPFLAVRSLSDLAGAEAAGSFNSNLDLAAANSAAVVVALVAAYDRAKL, encoded by the coding sequence GTGAGTATAGCCATTATCGGAGCCATGGAAGAAGAAATAGCAGGTTTGAAAGCGCAGATCGAAGGGATAAGCATGACCCGGATCGCAAATGGAATTTTTTATACAGGTCGTCTTCAGGGCAAGGAAGTTGTTTTGCTGCAATCGGGAATTGGCAAAGCGAACGCGGCCTTGACTACAGCGCTGCTGATTGAGCGCTTTAACCCGGAACTTGTCATTAATACCGGGTCTGCTGGCGGGCTTGATCCAGCGCTCCGTGTTGGGGATGTCGTAGTGGCGACCGAGCTAACTTACAGCGATGTGGATGGAACGGCGTTCGGCTATACATATGGGCAGGTGCCGCAGATGCCGGCAAGTTATCCGGTCGAGCAAGCGCTGCTTGATTTTGCGACAGAAACGCTGGTAGAGACCAAGATTGAGGGGCAGATCGTTACTGGCTTGATTACGACGGCAGACTCCTTTATCTACCAGGCTGAGCGGGCTCATTTTATTCGCAGCCAGTTTCCTGAAGCCAAGGTGACGGATATGGAAGGGACCGCGGTCGTCCAGACAGCGTATCAGTTTGGTGTCCCGTTTCTGGCTGTTCGTTCTCTGTCTGATCTTGCCGGAGCAGAAGCGGCGGGTTCCTTTAATTCCAATCTTGACTTGGCTGCGGCCAACTCGGCAGCAGTGGTTGTGGCTCTTGTAGCTGCATACGATAGAGCCAAGCTATAG
- a CDS encoding MetQ/NlpA family ABC transporter substrate-binding protein — protein MNCSKHTSLDEVSSGAQINLPNEPVNMLRALDILKEVGWITLKDNIDPLQTSVNDITSNPHHLQFVATDPAQGPRALEDVDFAAIQGNFAVSNGMKLTSALQLENMTDPFTNVVAVDSKNKDKPFVKDIIEGYHSEEFQKYIKSNPVYEGYKLPSYFK, from the coding sequence TTGAACTGCAGCAAGCATACCAGTCTTGACGAAGTCAGCAGCGGTGCTCAAATCAACCTGCCGAACGAGCCAGTCAATATGTTGCGTGCGCTCGATATTTTAAAGGAAGTGGGCTGGATTACGTTAAAGGATAATATTGATCCACTGCAAACATCGGTGAACGACATTACCTCTAATCCGCATCATTTGCAATTTGTGGCTACCGACCCAGCACAGGGACCGCGCGCACTGGAGGATGTTGATTTTGCCGCTATTCAGGGGAACTTTGCCGTTTCGAATGGAATGAAGCTGACCTCGGCATTACAGCTTGAAAATATGACAGACCCATTCACGAACGTGGTCGCTGTGGATAGCAAGAACAAGGACAAGCCATTCGTCAAAGACATCATTGAGGGGTATCATTCGGAGGAATTCCAAAAGTACATCAAATCGAATCCGGTTTATGAAGGCTATAAGCTGCCAAGTTATTTTAAATAA
- a CDS encoding stalk domain-containing protein has protein sequence MKFRRIIFLFMFSTMLMGLFAVGTERAHADTDSASRKWNDLVFILEDGNGSRRVFQFNGGNPIPSNTPVRLYQNLMEIPSTDYIVDYANAAIIIPETKKAPEPGTELYIVIPISSGMEWTQGNMAGVALAEGNGENRTFKITTNHTIKQGAKVNLIINQSVGYETSIPASKLMVDYVNKTVTIKDKAQAPSDGAKIYFYYNISDIIETTQPVEEPKVAQSADEPKLTPTVSEPEATPSVDEPKVTQPVIESKEDQAVDESPEIPLSIPSGENFPGTFAINSSGTSFTARLKMKNIQPTYTSYVMVKNSEEQLVKRIQFDPETTFSYSLNNLNLSTGGYYFYIKMMDQSGNSAASVPQFIPVNNNKAQVLVFIDGKQQQYEQPATSISGSMLVPFRAVFEALGAKVKWDGATKTVTATKGNTTIKLTVGSRDAYINGKLVRLNAAPRLINGKVMVPIRFVSEALGAKVKWNIAAQSVVIFLAQQQVLTTNESEQLMEEDEANTEPQSKPAILNNISSTITKSSDIVFVIDVTSSMTGTLDYVRQKVKGFVDSVPSGSQFAVVAFRDINLTADKDLEYFDFTADKSKFKGNLNTLRPSAGGDLNESGLEAIQLAVSKFSKSSNAKTIIFITDAPVHDKNTALGKARFSVDEINEQLQKNGVTFNAIVSASGLANKQMKKLVDSNKGTLYDIKDAKLNLAK, from the coding sequence ATGAAGTTCAGAAGGATTATATTTTTATTTATGTTTTCTACGATGCTCATGGGTTTGTTTGCTGTAGGAACAGAAAGAGCACATGCAGACACGGATTCAGCATCAAGAAAGTGGAATGATCTCGTATTTATACTTGAGGATGGTAATGGTTCAAGGCGTGTTTTTCAATTTAATGGTGGTAATCCAATTCCATCGAATACCCCTGTTCGACTATATCAAAATCTGATGGAGATTCCTTCTACGGATTATATCGTTGACTATGCCAACGCTGCAATCATCATTCCCGAAACAAAAAAAGCACCTGAGCCCGGGACAGAACTTTATATCGTAATTCCTATAAGTTCAGGCATGGAATGGACTCAAGGAAATATGGCCGGGGTAGCACTTGCGGAAGGGAATGGTGAGAATCGTACTTTTAAAATAACGACGAACCATACCATTAAGCAGGGGGCTAAAGTTAACTTAATCATTAACCAATCTGTTGGATATGAGACGAGTATTCCTGCTTCTAAATTGATGGTAGATTATGTGAATAAGACGGTAACGATTAAGGATAAGGCACAAGCCCCTTCTGATGGAGCGAAAATTTATTTTTATTATAATATATCTGATATCATCGAGACGACGCAGCCTGTAGAAGAGCCGAAGGTGGCTCAATCCGCAGACGAACCTAAATTAACTCCAACGGTTAGTGAGCCAGAGGCTACTCCATCTGTTGATGAGCCGAAAGTAACGCAGCCCGTTATCGAGTCTAAAGAAGATCAAGCTGTAGATGAATCACCCGAGATTCCTTTGTCTATCCCATCTGGAGAAAATTTTCCGGGTACATTTGCAATCAACTCTTCTGGTACGTCGTTTACAGCTCGTTTGAAGATGAAAAATATTCAGCCCACGTACACTTCCTACGTTATGGTGAAAAATTCGGAAGAACAATTGGTTAAACGCATTCAGTTCGATCCGGAAACAACGTTTAGCTATTCTTTGAATAACCTGAACTTGTCTACGGGCGGCTACTACTTTTATATTAAAATGATGGATCAGTCTGGGAATTCGGCAGCTTCTGTCCCCCAGTTTATTCCCGTAAATAATAACAAGGCTCAGGTTTTGGTGTTTATTGATGGGAAGCAGCAACAATATGAGCAGCCTGCGACTTCGATTAGCGGAAGCATGCTGGTGCCGTTTCGTGCTGTTTTTGAGGCGCTTGGAGCAAAGGTGAAATGGGATGGTGCTACGAAGACCGTTACCGCAACCAAAGGGAATACAACGATCAAGTTAACCGTAGGCTCCAGAGATGCCTATATCAATGGTAAGTTAGTGCGTCTCAATGCAGCGCCGAGATTAATTAACGGCAAAGTGATGGTTCCTATTCGCTTTGTAAGTGAGGCCCTGGGAGCCAAGGTAAAGTGGAATATTGCCGCTCAGAGTGTTGTGATCTTTCTTGCCCAGCAGCAGGTTTTAACAACAAATGAAAGTGAACAATTAATGGAGGAAGACGAGGCCAACACTGAGCCACAATCGAAGCCTGCCATACTGAACAATATATCCAGTACCATCACCAAATCTTCTGATATCGTATTCGTTATTGATGTTACGAGTAGTATGACAGGAACGCTGGATTATGTAAGACAGAAGGTTAAGGGTTTTGTTGATTCGGTTCCATCCGGCTCCCAATTTGCCGTTGTTGCATTTCGGGACATTAATTTAACAGCAGATAAAGATTTGGAGTATTTTGATTTTACAGCGGATAAGAGCAAGTTTAAAGGGAATTTGAATACGTTACGTCCTTCTGCTGGCGGGGATCTGAATGAATCTGGGCTGGAGGCCATTCAGCTGGCTGTAAGTAAATTTTCCAAAAGCTCTAATGCCAAAACCATCATATTCATTACAGATGCACCTGTTCACGATAAAAATACAGCGCTGGGTAAAGCCCGTTTTTCAGTGGACGAAATAAACGAGCAATTACAGAAAAATGGCGTTACTTTTAATGCGATAGTTTCTGCAAGCGGACTGGCCAATAAACAAATGAAAAAGCTCGTAGATAGCAACAAAGGAACGTTGTATGATATCAAGGATGCCAAGCTAAATCTGGCGAAGTAA
- a CDS encoding MGMT family protein — protein sequence MALSIGKEKAIRAVGSANGKNKLSIVIPCHRTIGSNQKLTGYAGGLWRKEWLLQHENQFRELHKNMEQQLEKK from the coding sequence ATTGCCCTTTCGATTGGAAAAGAAAAAGCCATTAGGGCTGTAGGCAGCGCCAATGGGAAAAACAAGCTGAGTATCGTGATTCCATGCCACCGAACTATTGGTTCCAACCAGAAATTAACGGGTTATGCGGGGGGCTTATGGAGAAAGGAATGGCTACTGCAGCATGAGAATCAATTCAGGGAGCTACATAAGAATATGGAACAACAGCTTGAAAAAAAGTAA
- a CDS encoding Ada metal-binding domain-containing protein: MAEINLSFEEMWEKIMACDRKYDGLFFTAVKTTRIYCRPSCRSKKPKKVNVEFYDDIDTVEKAGFRACKRCQPHMDHSPYIRLVQTVVTFLVNHYKERLVLQNIADYAGVSPFYLDRIFKQETSETPRTYLEKIRVDKAAYLLKSTERANLEICYETGFQSPSNFYKAFRCLKQCSPSEYRKLNR; encoded by the coding sequence ATGGCTGAAATCAATCTTTCTTTTGAAGAAATGTGGGAGAAAATTATGGCGTGTGATCGTAAATATGATGGGTTGTTTTTTACCGCGGTGAAAACAACCCGAATATACTGCCGACCTTCCTGTCGATCCAAAAAGCCGAAAAAAGTAAATGTTGAGTTTTATGATGACATCGACACAGTGGAAAAGGCGGGGTTTCGTGCCTGCAAAAGATGTCAGCCTCATATGGATCATTCACCGTATATCAGGCTTGTCCAGACTGTGGTTACCTTTCTGGTCAATCACTATAAGGAAAGGCTGGTATTGCAGAATATTGCGGATTATGCTGGAGTAAGTCCCTTTTATCTGGATCGAATCTTTAAACAGGAAACCTCAGAAACCCCGCGTACCTATCTGGAAAAAATAAGAGTGGATAAAGCAGCTTATCTGCTTAAAAGCACGGAGCGTGCCAATCTTGAGATTTGCTATGAGACGGGCTTTCAAAGTCCTTCGAATTTTTATAAGGCATTTCGCTGTTTGAAGCAGTGTTCCCCTAGTGAATACAGGAAGCTGAACAGGTGA
- a CDS encoding isocitrate lyase/phosphoenolpyruvate mutase family protein, which translates to MNKMQQFKALHTSEELLFLGNAWDLLSAVALEKAGFQAIGTTSWGIANTLGLSDGELIDFDQHLKIIRTIADHVQIPVSADIEAGYAEDTVTIVEHVLRTADVGVAGINIEDSLKQQKGLREVVLHSNLLSKIRAALDAHGFNDFFINARTDTYLQKDTPLLETIERANAYVESGASGIFVPGLKVDEEIREVVHQVHAPLNLLSLPGLTNVSKLQQLGVKRFSFGNAFSDHIMVALQKNAEQLIGLQDTSHLYA; encoded by the coding sequence ATGAATAAAATGCAGCAATTTAAAGCACTTCATACATCAGAAGAGCTGTTGTTTTTGGGGAATGCGTGGGACTTGTTATCTGCCGTGGCTTTGGAGAAGGCAGGCTTTCAGGCAATTGGTACGACGAGCTGGGGGATTGCGAATACGCTTGGATTGTCCGACGGGGAGCTTATTGATTTTGACCAGCATCTAAAAATTATTCGCACGATTGCAGATCATGTCCAGATTCCGGTGTCGGCAGACATTGAGGCAGGGTATGCGGAGGACACAGTAACGATTGTAGAGCATGTTTTAAGGACAGCAGATGTCGGAGTTGCAGGGATTAATATTGAAGATTCATTAAAACAGCAAAAGGGACTTCGAGAAGTGGTTCTGCATAGTAACCTTCTGTCCAAGATTAGAGCGGCACTGGATGCTCATGGATTTAACGATTTTTTTATAAATGCAAGAACGGATACATATTTGCAGAAGGATACCCCGCTTTTGGAAACGATCGAACGAGCAAATGCGTATGTGGAGAGTGGAGCGAGCGGAATTTTTGTTCCGGGGTTGAAGGTTGACGAGGAGATCAGGGAAGTGGTACATCAGGTACATGCTCCGCTTAATCTTTTATCCTTGCCGGGTCTGACGAATGTCAGTAAGCTTCAGCAGTTGGGAGTTAAACGGTTTAGCTTTGGCAATGCATTTTCGGATCATATCATGGTTGCTTTGCAAAAGAATGCCGAGCAGTTGATAGGGCTACAAGATACTTCACATTTATATGCGTGA
- a CDS encoding MFS transporter codes for MQSIWKVYILAIISFLVGTSEYIISGILDQIATTMGITVAAAGQLITVFSLAYAIGTPILMAVTAKMDRRKLLLYSLGLFVVANLLSFVLPGFGMFIAARILMALGAGMVVVTALSIAAKMAPAGKQASSIATVTMGFTASLIIGIPLGRMISSAYGWKAVFLGIALTGIIALIVIAMTIPRIKGDKPVPLLQQFALLKKPEVALGLGITFFWLGGYSLVYTYISPYLLDVSGVGEDMLSIVLLVFGIASLIGSKIGGYSADKKGIPFTLLGGMMLHMMSLLLLPLAAHSLIAVFAILILWSFAAWTSGPTQQYNLVTLVPESSGVMLSLNQSTMQLAMAAGAGIGGVVVSQVSLASITWFGAAGVAIAIVATYLLSRRSLVQRQASVTE; via the coding sequence ATGCAGAGCATATGGAAAGTATACATTTTGGCAATAATCAGTTTTTTGGTAGGCACATCTGAATATATTATCTCAGGAATTCTGGATCAAATTGCAACTACAATGGGAATTACGGTGGCTGCCGCAGGTCAGTTAATTACAGTGTTCTCCCTTGCCTACGCAATTGGCACGCCGATTCTGATGGCAGTTACTGCTAAAATGGACAGACGTAAACTGCTCCTGTATTCTCTCGGATTGTTCGTAGTTGCCAATCTGCTATCCTTTGTTTTGCCGGGTTTTGGCATGTTTATTGCAGCACGTATTCTCATGGCTCTCGGGGCGGGGATGGTCGTAGTTACGGCATTGAGCATTGCAGCAAAAATGGCTCCAGCCGGCAAGCAGGCCAGTTCCATTGCTACGGTCACTATGGGTTTTACAGCCTCGCTTATTATCGGCATTCCACTTGGCAGAATGATATCTTCCGCGTATGGATGGAAGGCTGTATTTCTCGGCATCGCATTGACAGGGATCATCGCCCTGATTGTTATCGCTATGACGATTCCACGTATAAAAGGAGATAAACCCGTTCCCTTACTGCAACAGTTTGCTCTTCTCAAAAAGCCCGAAGTCGCTTTGGGATTAGGCATTACCTTCTTTTGGCTGGGGGGTTATTCCCTAGTGTATACTTACATTTCCCCATACTTGCTGGATGTCTCAGGTGTAGGCGAGGATATGCTAAGCATCGTATTACTCGTCTTTGGGATTGCCAGTTTGATCGGGTCGAAAATCGGTGGATACAGTGCGGATAAAAAGGGCATTCCCTTTACATTATTGGGAGGCATGATGCTGCATATGATGTCGTTGCTCCTGCTTCCCTTAGCAGCCCACTCCCTGATTGCCGTATTCGCTATACTGATCCTTTGGTCGTTCGCAGCCTGGACATCGGGACCGACTCAACAATATAATCTGGTCACTCTCGTACCAGAGTCCTCTGGCGTGATGCTGAGTCTTAATCAGTCTACGATGCAGCTTGCAATGGCAGCCGGGGCCGGAATTGGTGGCGTGGTTGTAAGTCAGGTTTCGCTGGCTTCCATCACTTGGTTTGGAGCAGCAGGGGTCGCTATCGCCATTGTGGCTACGTATTTACTTTCACGGAGATCCTTAGTTCAAAGGCAAGCGAGTGTTACGGAATAA
- a CDS encoding metalloregulator ArsR/SmtB family transcription factor, which translates to MRDATDMQQAVKIYKALGEPTRLKIAFLLKEESDQCCCVLGEKLNSVAISTLSHHLKKMAESGLLTFRKEGTFIYYSLDVEIAKKYAPYLMT; encoded by the coding sequence GTGAGAGATGCTACAGACATGCAGCAAGCTGTAAAAATATATAAAGCGCTTGGAGAACCGACTCGCCTCAAAATAGCATTTTTACTGAAAGAGGAAAGTGACCAGTGCTGCTGTGTTCTGGGTGAGAAGCTGAACAGTGTTGCAATTTCAACGTTATCGCATCACCTGAAGAAAATGGCAGAATCTGGACTACTGACGTTCCGTAAAGAGGGAACCTTTATTTATTACAGCCTGGATGTTGAAATAGCGAAGAAATATGCCCCATACTTGATGACATAA
- a CDS encoding LacI family DNA-binding transcriptional regulator: protein MPDQKKVTIEDVAKRAGVGIATVSRAINDSEGISPRTKALILQVIEEMGFTPNTSAQSLKVRQTFQIALAVPDIRNAIIPEIAWSVEQAAKQHGYRVVQINTAGNARMELETVREVKKLHVDGLIIMPLAYPKMLVDLINKASVPVSIINYGKKLGEDVKADIVSLARQEGRLVMEHLLKIGRTRIAYAGAAKDKIEERYFAYEQSLQHVDPSLVYFGDDFSFETGLRAADYFYSLKHMPDAIYAVNDMVAIGIVNRFKALGVKVPEEVAVVGIDNNLWATVTTPQISSVSIMGEEVARLAAELLLKRIQEQTPGDYERVQFEPRLIVRESSVSVIRKPTVGRD, encoded by the coding sequence GTGCCAGATCAAAAAAAAGTAACCATAGAGGATGTAGCCAAGCGAGCAGGGGTCGGTATTGCAACTGTCTCCAGGGCTATTAACGATAGTGAGGGCATCAGCCCGAGAACGAAAGCATTGATTTTGCAAGTGATTGAAGAAATGGGCTTTACGCCCAACACCTCGGCTCAGAGCCTGAAGGTGCGGCAGACATTCCAAATTGCGCTGGCTGTGCCGGATATTCGTAATGCGATTATTCCCGAGATCGCTTGGTCTGTGGAGCAGGCCGCCAAGCAGCATGGTTACCGTGTCGTGCAAATTAATACCGCCGGGAACGCGAGAATGGAGCTTGAAACGGTACGTGAAGTCAAGAAGCTGCATGTGGACGGGCTAATTATTATGCCGCTGGCGTATCCCAAAATGCTGGTCGATCTGATCAACAAAGCCAGCGTTCCGGTGTCCATCATTAACTATGGCAAAAAGCTGGGCGAAGACGTTAAAGCCGATATCGTCAGTTTGGCCCGACAAGAGGGGCGGCTTGTGATGGAGCATTTGCTTAAAATCGGGAGAACGAGAATTGCATACGCAGGTGCTGCGAAGGATAAAATCGAGGAAAGGTACTTCGCTTATGAACAGTCTCTCCAGCATGTGGACCCTTCACTTGTTTATTTTGGCGATGATTTCTCTTTTGAAACAGGGCTGCGTGCAGCCGATTATTTTTACAGCTTGAAACACATGCCGGATGCCATTTATGCGGTTAACGATATGGTAGCAATAGGAATTGTGAATCGATTTAAGGCTTTGGGTGTAAAGGTGCCGGAAGAAGTTGCTGTGGTCGGCATTGATAACAATTTATGGGCTACGGTAACGACGCCGCAGATCAGCTCTGTTTCCATTATGGGAGAAGAGGTGGCCCGATTGGCAGCGGAGCTGCTGCTCAAGCGGATTCAGGAACAAACACCGGGCGATTACGAGCGTGTGCAATTCGAGCCTCGTCTGATCGTCAGGGAATCGAGCGTGTCTGTGATCCGCAAGCCTACGGTTGGGCGTGACTGA
- a CDS encoding 2,3-butanediol dehydrogenase, producing MQALRWHGVKDLRLENIEQPAALAGKVKIKVEWCGICGSDLHEYVAGPIFIPQDATHPLTGEKAPIVMGHEFSGQVVEIGEGVTKIQVGDRVVVEPVFACGKCNACKQGSYNLCDKMGFLGLAGGGGGFSEYVAADEHMVHKIPESVSFEQGALVEPSAVALYAVRQSQLKVGDKAVVFGAGPIGLLVIEALKASGASEIYAVELSEERKAKAEELGAIVIDPKTYDVVQELHKRTHGGVDVAYEVTGVPPVLTQAIESTKISGQIMIVSIFEKEAPIKPNNIVMKERNMTGIIGYRDVFPAVISLMEKGYFPADKLVTKRIKLEEVIEQGFEGLLKEKNQVKILVSPKA from the coding sequence ATGCAAGCATTGAGATGGCATGGAGTAAAAGATTTACGTTTGGAAAACATTGAGCAGCCCGCCGCTCTGGCAGGAAAAGTAAAAATCAAAGTAGAATGGTGTGGCATTTGCGGAAGTGATCTTCATGAATATGTAGCAGGACCTATTTTCATTCCTCAAGATGCTACTCATCCTTTGACTGGAGAAAAAGCACCGATCGTAATGGGACATGAATTCTCTGGACAAGTCGTCGAAATCGGCGAAGGTGTAACCAAGATCCAGGTTGGCGACCGTGTTGTCGTAGAGCCGGTTTTTGCGTGTGGAAAATGTAATGCATGTAAACAGGGCAGCTATAATCTGTGCGATAAAATGGGCTTCCTCGGTCTCGCAGGCGGCGGCGGTGGATTTTCTGAATATGTCGCAGCTGATGAGCATATGGTACACAAAATTCCAGAAAGCGTATCTTTCGAGCAAGGCGCTTTGGTAGAGCCTTCGGCTGTTGCTTTGTATGCTGTTCGTCAAAGCCAGCTGAAAGTCGGCGACAAAGCCGTAGTATTTGGCGCTGGTCCTATCGGATTGCTGGTTATTGAAGCTTTGAAGGCTTCTGGAGCATCTGAGATTTATGCAGTAGAGCTTTCCGAGGAACGTAAAGCTAAAGCTGAAGAGCTGGGTGCTATCGTGATTGATCCTAAGACATATGATGTTGTGCAAGAGCTGCACAAACGGACTCACGGCGGCGTAGATGTAGCCTATGAAGTCACTGGAGTTCCTCCTGTGCTGACTCAAGCTATTGAATCCACTAAAATCAGCGGACAAATCATGATCGTCAGCATTTTTGAAAAAGAAGCTCCGATCAAACCGAATAATATTGTCATGAAGGAACGCAATATGACCGGCATTATCGGCTACCGTGATGTATTCCCGGCTGTCATCAGCTTGATGGAAAAAGGATATTTCCCTGCTGACAAACTCGTTACCAAACGTATTAAGCTCGAAGAAGTGATTGAGCAAGGTTTTGAAGGTCTGCTGAAAGAAAAAAATCAGGTAAAAATCCTGGTATCTCCAAAAGCCTAA